Proteins from one Streptosporangium becharense genomic window:
- a CDS encoding phosphodiester glycosidase family protein, translating into MKKQQSVAPGVELFSVTHGEATQGWTVSVLMPNGHDNGPLHVAQARAEAVQAAGLTPSLVKIVQPAAADAPAVERYMVRIGLWTLKQQAEADKVVKELKKYDIPAKADYLGDDGTETTGPWEMRVLMVDTKAFRGSFKTSVGKSVARRETTSSMSRLAGAIAGVNGGFFNIHTAKALQGDPVGVSVVGGRLLSEGIPGRSALVITDSRKARITELKTMITAISSDGARTEVKGINRAAAAEELVLYTEEFGAKTAADGGVEAVIDAQGRIVNVRQAGGAVPRGTSVLHGTGLAAAWLQEYALEGGGMKVDTKVIDLRTQRAIPLTHRTYIMGGGVGLVRNGRVRITAAADGHASVNMMLRRHPRTMVGITRSGGLILATVDGRKPGVTVGASMVEAAQLMRWLGAKQAINFDGGGSTAMVVGHKVVNHPSDGAERTLGDALFITP; encoded by the coding sequence GTGAAGAAGCAACAGAGCGTCGCCCCCGGCGTGGAACTCTTCAGTGTGACCCACGGAGAGGCCACGCAGGGGTGGACGGTCTCCGTGCTGATGCCCAACGGCCACGACAACGGCCCGCTCCACGTCGCCCAGGCCAGAGCCGAAGCGGTGCAGGCTGCCGGGTTGACCCCCTCCCTCGTGAAGATCGTGCAACCGGCCGCCGCGGACGCCCCGGCCGTCGAGCGCTACATGGTGCGCATCGGCCTGTGGACGCTCAAGCAGCAGGCCGAGGCCGACAAGGTCGTCAAGGAGCTGAAGAAGTACGACATCCCAGCCAAGGCCGACTACCTGGGCGACGACGGCACCGAGACCACCGGCCCGTGGGAGATGCGGGTGCTGATGGTGGACACGAAGGCCTTCCGGGGGTCGTTCAAGACCAGCGTCGGCAAGAGTGTGGCCAGACGTGAGACCACCAGTTCGATGTCCAGGCTCGCCGGTGCCATCGCGGGTGTCAACGGCGGTTTCTTCAACATCCACACGGCCAAAGCCCTGCAGGGCGACCCGGTCGGAGTCTCCGTGGTCGGCGGCAGGCTGCTCAGCGAGGGCATCCCCGGCCGCAGTGCCCTGGTCATCACCGACAGCCGCAAGGCCAGGATCACCGAGTTGAAGACCATGATCACCGCGATCTCCTCCGACGGAGCGAGAACCGAGGTCAAGGGGATCAATCGGGCCGCCGCCGCCGAGGAACTCGTCCTCTACACGGAGGAGTTCGGCGCCAAGACCGCGGCCGACGGCGGTGTCGAAGCCGTGATCGACGCTCAGGGCCGGATCGTGAACGTCCGCCAGGCCGGCGGAGCGGTCCCCCGGGGCACCTCAGTGCTCCACGGCACCGGCCTGGCCGCCGCCTGGCTCCAGGAGTACGCACTGGAAGGCGGGGGGATGAAGGTGGACACCAAGGTCATAGACCTGCGAACGCAAAGGGCCATCCCCCTCACCCACCGGACGTACATCATGGGAGGCGGGGTCGGGCTGGTCAGGAACGGCCGGGTTCGGATCACCGCCGCGGCCGACGGACACGCCTCGGTCAACATGATGCTCCGCCGCCACCCGCGGACGATGGTCGGTATCACCCGGTCCGGAGGCCTGATCCTGGCCACGGTGGACGGTCGTAAACCCGGCGTCACAGTTGGCGCCTCGATGGTCGAGGCAGCGCAGCTGATGCGCTGGCTGGGCGCCAAGCAGGCCATCAACTTCGACGGTGGCGGCTCAACCGCGATGGTCGTCGGCCACAAGGTCGTCAACCATCCCTCGGACGGTGCCGAGCGCACCCTGGGAGACGCCCTCTTCATCACCCCCTGA